From Nitrosopumilus zosterae, the proteins below share one genomic window:
- the dnaJ gene encoding molecular chaperone DnaJ encodes MAAKRDYYEVLGVSKTSSTDEIKKQYRKLALKFHPDRNKSSDAGEHFKEISEAYAVLSDPAKKQLYDQHGHAGVDGRYSSEDIFQGARGDFSDIFGRGGGGFDSIFESIFGRGGGGFGFNQQRGSDILYETSVTLEDVLHGKKMEIDLQKQLQCDNCNGTGCKPGTNKKTCSSCNGQGQIRQTRNMGFASFVTAAPCSSCNGQGSIIEIPCDECKGQGKKKGNKKITFEIPPGIDSGDYTVPNEGNEVPGGSNGDLIVRVRVQPHSKFKRDGKDIFYDQDISMIDAALGCEIVVPTLDGTEKIKVDSGSQPNTIIKLKGKGVTHINSRGKGDQYVRIVVNIPQKLSRHQKKLLEEFQKDSD; translated from the coding sequence ATGGCTGCAAAACGTGATTACTATGAAGTTTTAGGAGTATCTAAAACATCTTCTACAGATGAAATAAAAAAACAATATAGAAAACTAGCTCTAAAATTCCACCCGGATCGTAACAAGTCTTCTGACGCTGGGGAACATTTCAAAGAAATTTCTGAAGCTTATGCTGTTCTTTCAGACCCTGCAAAGAAGCAACTCTACGATCAGCATGGTCATGCTGGCGTTGATGGAAGATATTCAAGCGAAGATATTTTTCAAGGTGCTCGTGGAGATTTTAGTGATATATTTGGTCGCGGTGGAGGCGGCTTTGATTCTATTTTTGAATCCATATTTGGTCGCGGTGGAGGTGGATTTGGCTTTAATCAACAAAGGGGCTCTGATATTCTCTATGAAACCTCAGTCACATTAGAAGATGTTCTTCATGGAAAAAAAATGGAAATTGATTTGCAAAAACAACTTCAATGTGACAATTGTAATGGAACTGGTTGCAAACCAGGAACTAACAAAAAAACATGTTCTTCATGTAATGGTCAAGGACAAATAAGACAAACAAGAAATATGGGTTTTGCTTCTTTTGTAACAGCTGCACCATGTTCTTCATGTAATGGTCAAGGTTCAATTATTGAGATTCCTTGTGATGAATGTAAGGGTCAAGGAAAGAAAAAAGGTAACAAAAAAATTACTTTTGAAATTCCGCCAGGAATTGATTCTGGAGATTACACAGTGCCAAATGAAGGAAATGAGGTTCCAGGAGGCTCTAATGGAGATTTGATAGTACGAGTAAGAGTACAACCACATTCAAAATTCAAAAGAGACGGAAAAGATATTTTTTATGATCAAGATATCTCAATGATTGATGCGGCATTGGGATGTGAAATCGTCGTTCCAACTTTAGATGGAACAGAAAAAATTAAAGTCGATTCTGGTAGTCAACCAAATACTATAATCAAATTAAAGGGAAAGGGAGTCACACATATCAATTCTCGAGGAAAAGGAGATCAATATGTTCGAATTGTAGTCAATATTCCACAAAAACTTAGCAGGCATCAAAAAAAGCTTCTAGAAGAATTTCAAAAAGATAGTGACTAA